In a single window of the Coffea eugenioides isolate CCC68of chromosome 3, Ceug_1.0, whole genome shotgun sequence genome:
- the LOC113766901 gene encoding 1,2-dihydroxy-3-keto-5-methylthiopentene dioxygenase 2, translating into MGSLTKDDREEVIQAWYMDDSDEDQRLPHHREPKEFVSLDKLAELGVLSWRLDADKYENDEELKKIRDARGYSYMDFCEVCPEKLPNYEEKIKNFFEEHLHTDEEIRYCVAGSGYFDARDHNDEWIRIWVKKGAMIVLPAGIYHRFTLDSDNYIKAMRLFVGDPVWTPFNRPHDHLPARKAYVETFGQKEAAGQAVDAAA; encoded by the exons GTGATACAGGCATGGTATATGGATGACAGCGATGAGGACCAGAGACTTCCCCACCACCGTGAGCCAAAGGAGTTTGTCTCTCTGGATAAACTTGCAG AACTCGGAGTACTCAGCTGGCGATTGGATGCTGATAAGtatgaaaatgatgaagagtTGAAGAAAATCCGTGACGCCCGTGGATATTCATACATG GACTTCTGCGAGGTTTGCCCTGAGAAATTACCCAATTATGAGGAGAAGATCAAAAACTTCTTTGAAGAACATCTTCACACTGATGAGGAGATCCGCTACTGCGTTGCAGGGAGTG GTTACTTTGATGCTCGGGATCATAATGATGAATGGATCCGCATCTGGGTAAAGAAAGGAGCCATGATTGTCCTTCCAGCTGGGATTTATCACCGCTTTACTCTTGATTCTGACAACTACATCAAG GCAATGCGGCTTTTTGTTGGCGATCCGGTTTGGACGCCCTTTAATCGCCCGCATGACCATCTTCCTGCAAG GAAAGCATATGTTGAAACATTTGGGCAGAAGGAAGCTGCAGGTCAGGCAGTTGACGCTGCAGCTTAA